From Tiliqua scincoides isolate rTilSci1 chromosome 2, rTilSci1.hap2, whole genome shotgun sequence, the proteins below share one genomic window:
- the LOC136639071 gene encoding uncharacterized protein F54H12.2-like: MAFIHGYSEECTKSELDLFQIAPTQTSIEGSIYVEVPPLTASIFSQLDVTLGDRLISQSNNCYPYRAFIESVLNYGKDTLSSQFSAGLFYKDTPGEHDSADLDGHNQGFIKRAGLTAESRKIELLGHLHADLFFQEKLLLNGVDMKIKLTRSKDRFCLMTDDANVRYKLKILTASLLVKKVRVAPGVWLGHAKALLTTATKYPVDCVSMKVFSLPEGNRFSNQENLFLGQLPKMVIIGLVDNDAFSGTFSKNPFNFKHYDISFFAIYLSGYQIPSKPFQPDFQEGSCVRKYMSLVHASGKHMKDKGLIVNREDFARGYTLFAFDLSPDQECGDHYSLINTGNLRAEVWFAIPLPQTVIMIVYGVFDNIIEINNQRNVLFDYM; encoded by the coding sequence ATGGCCTTTATTCACGGGTActcagaagagtgtacaaaatccgaactagacctgttccaaatagcccctacgcagaccagcattgaaggaagcATTTATGTGGAGGTGCCTCCGTTGACGGCTTCCATTTTTAGTCAGCTGGACGTGACCCTGGGAGACAGACTCATCAGTCAAAGCAACAACTGCTACCCCTATAGGGCTTTCATCGAGTCTGTGTTAAACTATGGCAAAGACACGCTATCCAGCCagttctctgcagggctgttttacaaagacactCCTGGTGAACACGACTCAGCAGACCTGGATGGCCACAACCAGGGGTTTATTAAAAGAGCGGgtctgactgctgaaagcagaaaaatagaactcctGGGGCATCTCCACGCGGacctcttttttcaagaaaaactactGTTAAACGGCGTGGACATGAAAATTAAACTCACCCGGAGCAAAGACAGATTCTGCTTGATGACTGATGATGCCAATGTACGCTACAAGTTGAAGATTTTGACAGCGTCGCTGTTAGTAAAGAAAGTGAGAGTCGCCCCAGGGGTATGGCTGGGGCACGCCAAAGCTTTGCTTACAACTGCCACCAAGTACCCTGTGGACTGTgtcagtatgaaagtgtttagtctCCCTGAGGGGAATCGCTTCAGtaaccaggagaacctgtttTTGGGGCAACTTCCGAAGATGGTCATAATCGGCCTGGTGGACAACGATGCTTTCAGTGGGACCTTCAGCAAAAACCCgtttaactttaagcattatgacatcagtttttttgctatttacctgtcAGGCTACCAAATCCCCTCAAAACCGTTTCagccagactttcaagaaggaagctgtgtgaggaagtacatgagcctggtgcatgcctctggtaagcacatgaaagacaaagggctgatagtcaacagagaagactttgcGAGGGGGTACACGCTCTTTGCCTTCGATCTGTCCCCTGACCAGGAATGTGGTGACCACTATTCCTTGATCAACACGGGGAACCTTAGGGCAGAAGTTTGGTTTGCCATACCCCTCCCGCAGACCGTTATCATGATTGTTTATGGGGTTTTTGACAatataattgaaataaataaccagaggaatgttctgtttgattatatgtga